AAATAAAAAAGCCATTTATACCAATAAGCAAAAGCCAAAGCCAAACCTGCTTAAAACGCTGCTGTTCGCTAAAATAAATGCGGCCTTGCATGTGTTCTTTGTGCTTCTACGAGGTCATGTATTCAATTGTAATAAGGCGAAATCATTAAGTACACTATTACGCCCGTAATGCTTACATAGAGCCAAATTGGGAAAGTAATTCTCGCTATTTTTTTATGCATATTGAATTCACCTGTAAGCCCTCTGTACACCGTTAATAAAATAAATGGCAAAATGATTCCTGCCAAAATAATATGTGTAATGAGTATAAAAAGATAGAAGTACTTAACTGCGCCTACGCCTCCATACACCGTACTTCCACTTAGTAAATGGTGTGCTATGTACGACACCAAAAACAGCACCGACAGTACCATTGCTGCCAGCATTGCCTTTTTATGCAGCGTATATTTTTTTTGCTTCACAAATACCAAAGCGGCAATTAGCAATACCGAAACCATAGAATTAATAACAGCATTGATGGCAGCAAATACATGTACATCGAACCCAACTTCTACTTGCAGGTGTACCTTTTTAAGCATCACTACGGCAGCAAATACAATAACAGATAATATACCAATAAGCGCATAAGCCAAGGCATCATTTTTTTGAATAGTAGGTTGCAGCATTCCAATAGAATTTATGGGTGCGAAGAAGCATGAAATTTAATGCAGAACAACAAAAATGATGTGAAAGTTCTTCATTTCACAATTTGGTTGTAAAGTTTCGGTTTTGGGTTCTGTTTCATAATTATATTTTTAAAACCATGAATAAACTTCTCATCGCACTTTTACTTTCATTTTCTATTGCTACTGCACAAAACGTAGCCTTATTTTCTACCGAGCCGCAACAATTTGTTCGCGACC
The nucleotide sequence above comes from Chitinophagales bacterium. Encoded proteins:
- a CDS encoding DUF420 domain-containing protein; translated protein: MLQPTIQKNDALAYALIGILSVIVFAAVVMLKKVHLQVEVGFDVHVFAAINAVINSMVSVLLIAALVFVKQKKYTLHKKAMLAAMVLSVLFLVSYIAHHLLSGSTVYGGVGAVKYFYLFILITHIILAGIILPFILLTVYRGLTGEFNMHKKIARITFPIWLYVSITGVIVYLMISPYYN